The Cryptococcus neoformans var. neoformans B-3501A chromosome 4, whole genome shotgun sequence genome has a window encoding:
- a CDS encoding hypothetical protein (HMMPfam hit to AAA, ATPase family associated with various cellular activities (AAA), score: 330.3, E(): 2.8e-96) has translation MDYSTLLSIVSNKSPALRTGIIETAMVRKAAVKYRSLRSNLVNLPLSLYAQLVQQQARPQSLILHLSPLLSPSFPSSSRQPKTAYLGWSGLNAAANVSQVGDGVESVEVDPEVAMSLGWSEGILVEIAVIHNPTVAKSVSVTPMSPDDWEILEQHASFLENNLLSQLRAAQKGQEIDVWVMGRTKIRIRVDETNPSSNSQSAVIIKPDTEIYVAPRPRLSKSASSIPSSQYFPQIVKTGLPNGRNKFSQVKLRQVPPKVASAWGVFVPPSNALLRTKDERIAVCSPTILEKIKRRLGISDGEMFFVKIALDQPLEEESPPPGPVAIAQEKEPMDEAEMLLVSWEEMPNGCISVAGKAEDWMNVWARIKVLESTGKREKTKSGKGRPIPDLSFSADPKQTSSPLPGLDKICQEAIDYLRLSAFFQRSKPLLLLGTKGSGKTSLAKIVGNALEENRFVLAETIYVDVGKLDPESRIATIKQNMDKWIDDAKAKAPCCLILDDLDNLLSPETELKTSTNPSILAEYFTSLMSSHLSLPPGILMIATAQDASTLHPLLNTRHVFGEILKIPPLSKEVRQDILREFVAAKGEMKMRRDERGEDTGDGLDYVLLGSMTEGYSISDLSDLVQGATQQAIIRCTKSRETDIRLTFDDFVIAHEEFTPLSLRGVNLQTSDVKWSDIGGLKEPRRILRETLEWPTKYAQIFVNCPLRLRSGLLLYGYPGCGKTLLASAVAKECGLNFISVKGPEILNKYIGASEKGVRDLFERASGAKPCVLFFDEFDSIAPKRGHDSTGVTDRVVNQLLTEMDGAQGLSGVYVLAATSRPDLIDPALLRPGRLDKSIICDMPSNSDRLEILKAVAKKGKLELGEDVDLEAVARESEGFSGADLQALMYNAHLEVVHAAFEDEERREEEEEGGQKVAVNGIGGREGYRLISQTNGGDLSAAARAELGQRIDTIVSNSQSRFMSVEKGERTAKDFVKPIIQQRHLMNALLEIRPSVSQADRRRLDLIYRSFVNDRDGKMGNGDLGRETGTRVLCNPSLHGMFLLALIIRSLSSAIQMANHLYNRRRYRCTVRDRVCL, from the exons ATGGATTATTCCACTTTGTTATCGATAGTTTCCAACAAGTCTCCAGCACTTCGTACAGGGATAATTGAAACTGCCATGGTCAGAAAAGCGGCCGTCAAGTACCGTTCTCTAAGGTCAAATCTAGTCAATCTTCCCCTATCCCTCTATGCCCAGCTCGTACAACAGCAAGCA AGACCCCAgtccctcatcctccactTATCACCCTTATTATCTCCATcattcccctcctcctcaagaCAGCCGAAAACAGCGTACTTGGGATGGTCAGGGCTGAATGCAGCGGCTAATGTCTCCCAGGTTGGCGATGGAGTTGAAAGTGTCGAGGTAGATCCCGAAGTCGCCATGTCTTTAGGATGGAGCGAAGGCATTTTG GTTGAGATCGCCGTGATACATAATCCCACTGTTGCCAAGTCAGTATCTGTGACACCGATGAGTCCTGATGACTGGGAGATCCTG GAACAACATGCATCTTTCTTGGAGAATAATCTCTTATCCCAACTTCGAGCAGCGCAAAAGGGACAAGAGATTGACGTATGGGTGATGGGTCGAACCAAAATCAGAATACGAGTTG ATGAGACCAATCCCTCAAGCAACTCCCAGTCTGCGGTTATCATTAAGCCCGACACTGAAATCTACGTCGCCCCTCGACCTCGCTTGTCCAAATCCGCTTCGTCCATCCCATCTTCCCAATACTTCCCTCAAATAGTCAAGACCGGCCTTCCCAACGGGAGAAATAAGTTCAGCCAGGTCAAATTACGTCAAGTCCCCCCCAAAGTCGCATCCGCATGGGGCGTTTTTGTACCCCCATCCAATGCCCTTTTGAGAACAAAAGATGAGAGAATAGCTGTGTGCTCTCCGACAATCCTTGAGAAAATCAAGAGAAGACTCGGAATCAGTGATGGGGAGATGTTCTTTGTCAAAATTGCTCTCGATCAGCCCCTAGAGGAAGAATCCCCCCCACCAGGTCCCGTTGCCATTGCGCAAGAAAAAGAACCCATGGACGAAGCAGAGATGCTTCTTGTCTCTTGGGAAGAAATGCCGAATGGATGTATATCAGTTGCTGGAAAAGCGGAAGATTGGATGAACGTATGGGCGAGGATCAAAGTTTTGGAAAGCacggggaagagggagaagacaAAATctggaaagggaagacCCATCCCTGATTTATCATT TTCTGCCGATCCGAAGCAGACCTCATCACCTCTCCCAGGACTCGACAAGATCTGCCAAGAAGCCATCGATTATCTTCGGCTTTCAGCGTTTTTTCAGAGATCGAAACCCTTGCTGCTATTGGGTACGAAAGGTTCTGGGAAGACTAGTCTAGCAAAAATAGTCGGCAATGCTTTGGAGGAAAATAGATTCGTTCTGGCTG AGACGATTTATGTGGATGTGGGGAAACTAGACCCAGAATCTAGGATCGCAACCATAAAGCAAAACATGGATAAATGGATCGACGACGCAAAAGCGAAAGCGCCTTGCTGTTTGATCCTTGATGATTTGGATAATCTCTTATCGCCCGAGACTGAG TTGAAAACGTCAACAaacccttccatcctcgcTGAATATTTCACTTCCCTCATGTCATCccacctctccctcccGCCTGGCATCCTCATGATCGCCACAGCACAAGACGCCTCCACGCTCCATCCTTTACTTAACACCCGGCACGTATTCGGCGAAATACTCAAGATCCCTCCACTTTCTAAGGAAGTCAGGCAGGATATTCTGAGGGAGTTCGTTGCCGCCAAGGGGGAAATGAAAATgaggagagatgagagGGGAGAGGACACTGGGGATGGACTGGATTATGTGTTGTTGGGAAGTATGACGGAAGGATACTCTATCTCTGATTTGAGTGATCTAGTACAAGGTGCGACGCAACAGGCTATTATACGGTGTACCAAGAGTAGAGAAACAGAC ATCCGTTTGACATTTGACGATTTTGTCATTGCCCATGAAGAGTTTACACCTCTCAGCCTTCGAGGAGTTAATCTTCAGACTTCAGATGTGAAGTGGAGCGATATCGGAG GCTTGAAAGAACCTCGACGAATTCTCCGGGAAACACTCGAATGGCCCACCAAGTACGCTCAGATCTTTGTCAATTGTCCTTTACGTCTTCGATCGGG TCTCCTTCTATACGGTTACCCTGGATGTGGCAAGACTCTTCTCGCTTCTGCTGTCGCTAAAGAGTGTGGACTCAACTTCATTTCTGTCAAAGGTCCCGAGATCCTCAACAAGTATATCGGCGCAAGTGAAAAGGGCGTGAGAGATTTGTTTGAGAGGGCAAGTGGTGCGAAGCCTTGTGTTTTGTTTTTCGACGAATTTGACTCTATCGCTCCCAAACG AGGACATGATAGTACAGGCGTTACGGACCGAGTAGTCAATCAACTCCTCACAGAGATGGACGGCGCTCAAGGTCTATCGGGAGTCTACGTCCTAGCAGCTACAAGCCGTCCAGACCTTATCGACCCGGCGCTCCTCCGTCCAGGCCGGCTAGATAAATCCATCATCTGCGATATGCCCTCGAACTCTGATAGATTGGAAATCCTGAAGGCAgtggcgaagaaggggaaactggagttgggagaggatgtggaTCTGGAAGCGGTGGCGAGGGAGAGTGAAGGATTCTCGGGGGCCGATTTACAGGCGCTGATGTATAATGCGCATTTGGAAGTAGTACATGCTGCTttcgaggatgaagaaaggagggaagaagaggaagagggaggacAGAAGGTGGCTGTTAATGGaataggaggaagagaggggtATAGACTGATTTCCCAGACTAATGGGGGAGATCTTTCGGCGGCAGCTCGTGCGGAGCTGGGTCAGAGA ATTGATACAATCGTCAGTAACAGCCAATCGCGCTTCATGTCGGTCgagaaaggggaaagaaCCGCAAAGGATTTTGTCAAG CCCATTATACAGCAACGACATTTGATGAACGCTCTGCTTGAAATTCGACCATCTGTATCGCAAGCTGATCGTCGAAGACTTGACCTCAT CTATCGATCATTTGTCAACGACAGAGATGGCAAGATGGGTAATGGAGATTTGGGTAGAGAGACGGGTACGAGGGT TCTCTGcaacccttctcttcacGGAATGTTTCTCCTAGCTCTCATTATCCGTTCCCTTTCTTCGGCTATCCAAATGGCCAATCACCTATACAATCGCCGAAGATACCGCTGCACAGTCCGTGATCGCGTATGCCTTTAG